In a genomic window of Zingiber officinale cultivar Zhangliang chromosome 9B, Zo_v1.1, whole genome shotgun sequence:
- the LOC122024030 gene encoding pentatricopeptide repeat-containing protein At5g61800-like gives MPSREFSHRQLFHLLHRRCKSLRHLKAIHAHATVHGLTSLYPSPILAKLIYTLTLLLPTAINHRASLPAAATASAGYALSLFHAIPFPSAFPYNLLMRVHTLLSSPLSALLLFACMRRSAVPPDFHTFPFALKACTRLRHPALARAFHCQAIVFGFADDLYVRNTLISTYSSCYSITEARTIFDECPSLRDVVSYNILMDGYVKAGQIEHARNLFDGMPERDVVSWGTLLAGYTRMGEFEAAVMLFDRMLEIGEKPDDVALVSVLSCCAQLGKLDIGEAIHEYIKNNRAKLNVYLSTALVDMYAKCGCVGVALEIFESTPWKNLFTWNAIIVGLAMHGDGKKSLEYFNRMSDVGVQPDGVTCLGVLVACSHAGLVEMARSFFSEMESGYGVERELKHYGSMTDLLGRAGLIKEAMKMIEGMPMKADAYVWGGVLAGCRIHGNIEIAEIAAKHLLELDPDNSGIFSIMADIYANNRRWEDVGRIRKLMSEKGVKMNVACSSI, from the coding sequence ATGCCATCGCGGGAGTTCTCCCACCGTCAGCTCTTCCATCTCCTCCATCGCCGCTGCAAGAGCCTCCGCCACCTCAAGGCCATCCATGCCCATGCCACCGTCCACGGCCTTACCTCTCTGTATCCCTCCCCCATCCTCGCCAAGCTCATCTACACGCTCACCCTCCTCCTCCCCACCGCCATCAACCACCGTGCCTCCCTCCCTGCCGCAGCAACCGCCTCTGCCGGATACGCCCTCTCCCTCTTCCACGCCATCCCCTTCCCATCCGCCTTCCCCTACAACCTCCTCATGCGTGTCCACACCCTTCTCTCCTCCCCTCTCTCCGCTCTCCTCCTCTTCGCCTGCATGCGCCGCTCCGCGGTGCCCCCCGACTTCCACACCTTTCCCTTCGCCCTCAAGGCATGCACCCGCCTCCGCCACCCTGCCCTCGCCCGCGCCTTCCATTGCCAAGCGATCGTATTCGGCTTCGCCGACGACCTCTACGTCCGTAACACTTTGATCAGCACCTATTCTTCTTGCTACTCGATAACCGAAGCAAGGACTATCTTCGACGAGTGCCCCTCGCTTCGTGATGTCGTTTCCTATAATATTTTGATGGATGGATATGTGAAGGCCGGCCAAATTGAGCACGCGCGCAACCTGTTCGACGGAATGCCCGAAAGGGATGTAGTCTCGTGGGGTACACTTTTGGCTGGATACACGCGGATGGGTGAATTCGAGGCTGCAGTCATGCTCTTTGACCGGATGCTTGAGATAGGAGAGAAGCCTGATGATGTTGCTTTGGTCTCTGTATTGTCTTGCTGTGCTCAGTTAGGAAAGTTGGATATAGGAGAAGCCATCCACGAGTACATCAAAAACAACAGGGCTAAACTTAATGTCTACCTTTCCACGGCCCTGGTCGACATGTATGCAAAGTGTGGTTGCGTTGGTGTTGCTTTAGAGATTTTTGAGTCAACACCGTGGAAAAATTTGTTCACATGGAATGCTATTATTGTCGGTCTAGCTATGCATGGTGATGGTAAGAAGTCGCTCGAGTACTTCAATAGGATGAGTGATGTTGGTGTTCAGCCGGATGGAGTGACCTGCTTAGGCGTATTGGTGGCTTGTAGCCATGCAGGACTTGTTGAAATGGCCCGGAGTTTCTTCAGTGAGATGGAGAGTGGCTATGGTGTTGAGCGTGAGCTCAAGCATTATGGTTCTATGACAGATTTACTTGGTCGAGCTGGGTTGATCAAGGAAGCCATGAAAATGATCGAAGGGATGCCAATGAAGGCCGATGCATATGTTTGGGGAGGTGTCCTGGCAGGTTGTCGGATACATGGGAATATAGAGATTGCGGAGATTGCAGCAAAACATCTACTGGAATTGGATCCAGATAACAGTGGGATATTCTCGATTATGGCTGACATATATGCTAATAATAGGAGATGGGAGGATGTCGGGAGGATTAGGAAGTTGATGAGTGAAAAGGGAGTGAAAATGAATGTTGCTTGTAGTTCAATATAG
- the LOC122025198 gene encoding nudix hydrolase 12, mitochondrial-like — protein sequence MASPLVARKGRDLQRYEDHLRLVAGCIPYKITEEPDHQSDDVIDKLQVLMISSPGRHDFVFPKGGWEKDETACEAARREALEEAGVRGILHEIELGQWVFRSKSSQVSCSQEGGCKGYMFAMKVTEELDCWPEQEVHGRKWVTVADAFKLCRYDWMREALDLFVKQLYSNTMLSVRGLYEPTKFCFVKSTAAEQAIALC from the exons ATGGCGTCGCCTCTGGTGGCTCGGAAAGGTCGCGACTTGCAGCGTTACGAGGACCATCTCCGGCTTGTTGCTGG ATGCATTCCCTACAAGATAACTGAGGAACCAGACCATCAATCTGATGATGTGATTGACAAACTGCAAGTTCTCATGATCAGTTCACCTGGTCGACATGATTTTGTGTTCCCAAAG GGTGGGTGGGAGAAAGATGAGACTGCATGTGAAGCGGCACGCCGAGAAGCTTTGGAGGAAGCAGGAGTTCGGGGAATACTGCAT GAAATCGAGCTTGGTCAATGGGTATTTAGGAGCAAGAGCAGTCAGGTCAGTTGCAGCCAGGAAGGAGGTTGTAAAGGTTACATGTTTGCTATGAAGGTAACCGAAGAACTCGACTGCTGGCCTGAACAAGAAGTACATGGCAGGAAGTGG GTGACCGTAGCGGATGCATTTAAACTCTGTCGATACGATTGGATGCGCGAAGCCCTTGACTTGTTTGTGAAACAGCTCTATAGCAATACAATGCTGTCTGTTCGCGGGTTATACGAGCCAACAAAATTCTGCTTCGTGAAGTCTACTGCCGCTGAGCAAGCCATTGCCTTGTGCTGA